One genomic window of Candidatus Kryptoniota bacterium includes the following:
- a CDS encoding DUF6174 domain-containing protein yields the protein MKSLRAFGGDGLTIISKVWPRKLLLVFAGLLLILSSSCNKESTNQPPWKTPYELWQLRNPHGYTIDQRRSCFCPYSGILVRVWVVADTVFRVTTIPDTAIVSYPFYRSVDSLFSLIRNSTNDSLVIRYNADYGYPEYLDVNPQSHPVDGGFTYENSNLQPMGLRVTKR from the coding sequence ATGAAATCTTTGAGAGCATTCGGAGGCGATGGACTGACCATTATCTCGAAGGTTTGGCCGCGAAAACTTCTCCTCGTCTTTGCGGGATTGTTACTAATTCTCTCCTCGTCGTGCAATAAGGAATCTACAAATCAGCCCCCATGGAAAACTCCCTACGAGCTGTGGCAGTTGCGCAATCCCCACGGCTATACGATCGACCAAAGACGATCGTGCTTTTGTCCTTATAGTGGTATTCTTGTGCGAGTCTGGGTCGTAGCTGATACGGTTTTCAGAGTGACTACAATCCCTGATACCGCGATTGTATCGTATCCGTTCTACAGGTCTGTTGATTCTCTGTTCAGTCTAATTCGAAATTCCACGAACGATTCGCTCGTCATCCGTTATAATGCCGATTACGGATATCCGGAATACCTGGATGTCAATCCGCAATCCCATCCGGTTGATGGCGGGTTTACTTACGAAAATTCGAACCTGCAGCCAATGGGGTTGCGTGTAACCAAGAGATAG
- a CDS encoding prohibitin family protein, which produces MTTLFLTVLFVVVGFALLTAKSSDPRFGANIKRLGFLSFGLAVIVFLAASFTVIEPGYVGVPVLFGNVGSQSLSAGFHPIFFLTDVYKMSIQTKDYTMSSANSEGNRTGDDAVATLSRDQLILKFDVTVWYHLDPSQANNVYSNIGLNYEEVIVRPAIRTALVNAATKFDASDVMSLQRDAYTKMVTELLLQELTGKGVILDNVLIRNVEPPATVSDAIAAKLKASQQAQQMEYTIQYAQKEAQRKAIEAQGIADAQRIINNGLTQNYLQWYYISQLKELVNSPNNSTIILPYDQRLTPLLNIQNKK; this is translated from the coding sequence ATGACTACTCTATTCCTCACAGTGTTGTTCGTTGTCGTCGGGTTTGCGCTGCTGACGGCAAAGTCGTCAGACCCCCGATTCGGGGCGAACATCAAAAGACTCGGCTTCCTGAGTTTTGGATTGGCAGTGATAGTATTTCTTGCGGCATCATTCACAGTCATCGAGCCGGGTTATGTCGGCGTGCCTGTATTATTCGGCAATGTCGGCTCACAATCTCTTTCGGCTGGTTTTCATCCGATATTCTTTTTGACTGATGTTTATAAAATGTCTATCCAGACGAAAGACTATACTATGTCTTCAGCCAATAGCGAAGGCAACAGAACTGGTGATGATGCTGTTGCTACGCTATCGCGTGATCAACTTATTCTGAAATTCGATGTCACAGTTTGGTATCATTTAGATCCATCGCAGGCAAATAATGTTTACAGTAATATCGGTCTGAATTACGAAGAAGTGATCGTGAGGCCGGCCATCAGAACTGCGCTGGTAAATGCCGCTACCAAGTTTGATGCGAGCGATGTTATGTCTCTCCAAAGAGACGCTTATACCAAGATGGTTACTGAATTATTATTGCAGGAACTGACCGGTAAGGGCGTAATTTTGGACAACGTGCTCATCAGAAACGTAGAACCGCCGGCAACCGTTAGCGATGCTATTGCAGCAAAACTTAAAGCCTCTCAGCAAGCGCAGCAAATGGAATACACCATACAGTATGCTCAGAAGGAAGCGCAGCGAAAAGCGATCGAGGCTCAGGGCATTGCGGATGCTCAAAGAATAATCAACAATGGACTGACGCAGAATTATCTGCAGTGGTATTACATCAGTCAGCTCAAGGAACTGGTGAACAGTCCCAACAACTCGACAATCATTCTGCCGTACGACCAGAGGCTGACGCCGTTATTGAATATTCAGAACAAGAAG